From the genome of Vicia villosa cultivar HV-30 ecotype Madison, WI linkage group LG2, Vvil1.0, whole genome shotgun sequence, one region includes:
- the LOC131649613 gene encoding protein MAINTENANCE OF MERISTEMS-like — protein MTITLHDVQCLLHLPIRGPLLTHSKIQRVEAIEWMTLYLGMEEEVAHFECATTCGPHVRFTTLKIYFEFHLDAAAEAEQEDNDLFTQYHRDCALRCWYMHVVGAACFVDKSARYVDVTYLRYFMDLDTVHQWNWGAATLAYLYQKLNEASNWRTRQLVGSCTLLTSWIISYFSRIHGFHIDPEYVDPMPRAARYVLQRGNDAVGPYRLYLDRTMHDDVTWRPFADYAQVVPFDGVALYSGWLACGTGIMVRYLPEQCMLIWSIWKACNNVIFNGVTVTAKEVDE, from the exons atgacgatcaccttgcatgacgtccagtgtcttctccacctgcctattagggggccgctgttgacccactccaagatccagagggtggaggccattgagtggatgacgctctatctgggcatggaggaggaggttgctcactttgagtgcgccacgacttgtgggcctcatgtccggttcactacactgaagatctattttgagttccacctggacgcggcggccgaggccgagcaggaggataacgacctgttcacacagtatcaccgcgactgcgctctccggtgctggtacatgcatgtggtaggcgctgcatgctttgtggacaagagcgccaggtacgtcgacgtgacctacctccgctatttcatggacctggataccgttcaccagtggaactggggggcagctactctggcatatctctaccagaagctgaatgaggcctccaactggaggacgaggcagctggtcggatcctgcactctgcttacg agctggatcatctcctacttctcccgcatccacggcttccacatcgatcctgagtATGTGGaccccatgcccagggccgccagatacgttctccagagggggaacgatgcggtgggaccataccgcctgtacctggaccgcacgatgcacgacgacgtcacctggaggccgttcgccgactacgctcaggttgtccccttcgacggggttgctctatattcaggctggttggcatgcgggaccggcatcatggttcggTATCTCCCGGAGcagtgcatgc TTATCTGGTCTATTTGGAAAGCTTGCAACAATGTAATCTTTAATGGAGTCACAGTAACTGCGAAAGAAGTGGATGAGTAG